The following is a genomic window from Fusarium verticillioides 7600 chromosome 5, whole genome shotgun sequence.
TCGATGTTGGTCTGAAGCGAACCTCCACTGGTGCCCGTGTCTTCGGTGCCATGAAGGGCGCCTCTGACGGTGGTATCCTTGTCCCTCACTCCGAGAAGCGATTCCCCGGTTACGACATGGAGACCAAGGAGCTCGATGCCGACACCCTCCGAAACTACATCTTCGGTGGCCATGTTGCTGAGTACATGGAGACCCTCgccgacgacgatgaggagcGTTTCCGCAGTCAGTTCCAGAAGTACGTCGACGATGACGTCGAGGctgagggtcttgaggacCTCTACACTGAGGCCCACGCCGCCATCCGTGAGGACCCCTTCAAAAAGGCCGAGAGTGATGCtcccaagaagaccaaggaggagtGGAAGgagatctccaagaagtacaagaccaagaagctcaccaaggaggagaaggagcagCGCGTACAGGAGCGTATCcaggagcttctccagcagGAGTAAAAAGTTGCTTTATATCATCAGGTCACGGGCATTTGAGGATTGTTAACCTTTGCATTGGGTTTGGAGTTCCGAGGAATGGAAAGGCAAGGTCCGTAACCAGGATCACATGAATGAATTACCAAAAAGATACCTTCCAGCCAAATTCCATAGTTGTGGTGAACGGGCATCTCATTACTCCAACTGTCTAATGCTTGCCATGCGTAGTCGTTGTGTTTTATGTGTGCGCGTGCGTGCAGAAATGAAGAACCCTTAGTCTACCCTTGGCGGGTCTAGCTGCAGGATTAGTGCGAGTCTTATTTTCAGGGCTGAATCTTGGCCATGAACCTCAGCACCACGATCCAGTTGAGATGGCTCTTGCGGTTGTACGACATAGTCTGCACTTGTCATGGCTGTCATCATTTGGCGTTGTTGCGTATCACTGGCCGCCGTTGGGAGAAATGATAACCGAAGAAGGAAATGGAACCCATCCGACTCTCGTTTAATAGGTAATCTTGTAAAGTTCCGAAGTTAATGTCTAATAGAGTTGATACCGGCACCGTTGGCCGTATTAGGTTGCTTTTGGATATCTCGGATTTTCTATATGTACAATAGGTATCGCACTTATTTTGGTATACGGAATTTGATTCTGAATAAAATCAGACTGACCTGACCGGCTGCTCGATTGCTCGGAAAAGAGCCCATTTCAGAGACGCCTGTTCGGAAATGGTCATGATGCGGGTTCAATGGAGTaaacaagaccctgatgAATGCTAGTTAGTCCTGGCCATGCCGGTTGAGAATCAATAACAGCAGACTGAGCAGTATTTCGAGAGAATCGCAAATTGGGGGCCCGCCTTTCACTCTCGGAGAAGGTCATGATTCCGCGGCCGAGAGCATCATTCAGTCTATACCCGTCTGTGCGATTAGTGACGATTTTGGTCAATGTGGCGCGTGCTCACTGCTCAGTGTGTGAGAAGGGGCCGAACGTAACGTTATAGAAACTCCCGCCGCAGTTGGACCCGGTGGGTTCTTCAACTGATGCAATCGAGGGAAATGAAGATCGGATATACCCTACGATGCCAACCCTGCACTGCTGTACACCAAATGCCTGGAGACGGATGCCGCATGTGAGGAAATGGGAGACTGCTTTGCATGATGTCCAAACTCCAAAGGGTTCGGTAAAAAAAACTTCGGCACAGGCCAGGGCATAAGTCGGCATCTCTGGATACAATTTCTTTGCTTGTCCCCATTTTCCCTCCCCTTGATATTGCCCATTTCGTAACGCCCTTGGAAAATGTTGTGCAACCGAGAACTCTAATGACATGGTCTGCCAAGTAATGGAGGGCCTAGGACACACTGCAGAAGACTCGAACCTCAGGGCATAATGGAACCTTACCGACCTGACTAAGGTACATAGTAGTGGAGGCATTCAAATATGACGCCGGATTTTCGGACTCTGGTCTCTGGAACAAAGCTCATCATAACCAATTCTGGTAACGCCTGTCACAAGAATTGAGTGGTTGTGAGCGAGGGGTGACGTCTTTTGTTTGCTCTTTTGCTCATGATGGGCTGAGCCGAAAGTTGCATGCAGTGAACAAGGGTTTATGTTGACCTCGTGCAACGACTTATCATGAATCAATGCAATCATGATCCCGCTGAGGATTTATACAGCACCGTAACACAGTTGGCTGGCGGGCTCAGAGCCCGCTTACAGTCACATGAATCCGATCCAATCCCTACATCATTGAAGTAACCGCGCGCTGCACTGACGTCCATTTTGATACTAAACTTCCGTGCCCGGGTTAGAGGGCCCCGATACGACCGGGGGTACCTACGGTCGGCTCGGTACATGCGGGCGGGTAAGGGAATGAGAGGCAAGGTACTTGTAAAAGAACGTGTACCGATACAAAACAAATTACCTTGCCCTTAATATTAACTACTTACATACGGTTGCTTCCTGGGCTGTCTGGGGCTGTTGAACTCAATGCCTCCTTTATTACCCGTAGCAAGGCGTGGCGACGAGGCCATGTTCATCTTATTGTATCACTGAGTGAGACTCGAGATTCAGCTCGAGACAGAGCGCGCTATTCAGCGTCATTTGTATCACAGGACCTCCATGTAAGGTAAGTATTGTGGGCATTATAAATTTCGTCGGACCCTGAACTGCAAGTGACTTGGCTGCCATCCGTATGTACCTAGGCGAGAGAGGTAAGGTAGTCTTGATCAGCAAACAGGGTTCGGGCTTTTGCCTCTTGGTCAGCAGCATAATAAGACAAACTCAGATGAAATGCCGTTTGCCTCACCGACCACCGTCGccttgtatgtatgtattgttGCAAACAACTTATAGATGCCTCCTAAGAGAATAATTAATGTACCTCATGCTGTTGTGCTGGACTGTGCTGCGCTGCCCGTGCCTTATTTCAACTGCTCGTGACAAACCCCTACCCCGCTATTGGACTGGATGTTGTCATAACTAACTGCCCCCGACATTTCCACTTTGTACCTATGGAGATACAACACAACATATTCATCACTTGCTCGATCTCCTCTTTCATCCTCCGTCGTCATTGCTCCAACTCACAGGTCGAGACCACCATACCTTAGTGCTATGAGTCCAGACCAAGCCAACCTTACCTAGTAGGTACCCCTCGGATGTCCACATAAAGTACCTGTACTTTGCGAACCGCTAACGGTGCTCTACTGTCTGTATTTGAGTACTAACTAACCTTAGTCTAAGGTAGCTCATGACTATACCTCATTCAGCCCGTCTCCAGGATTCGCTAGCCATCCACACCTTACCTTTACTCTGGGCTAGAGCCATCGATGGCATCCATCCCAACACTACCACCTCACTAATCATTATCTCTCTGGTCGaatctctcctctttcatTACTCATTACTCATTCACCCTTCACCTCCTCCAGTTCGGCGCCAGCTTTAATAAACACTGTCAATACTTGTATAAGTTCTTATCATCATTATATCGTTCACATCTTAGACAGCCGTCTCGGCTACCCTCCCACTATGGAGCAGGTtcatggcgttgatgtcAGCTGGATGACCCATGGTGCTTCCAAAGGCATGTTTCCCAGTCGCCACTCGCCCAAACCCCAAAACGCGCATCGCGTCTTTCGTTCCGGCGCTTCAGACCAAGACCCAGAGTTAACATGGTAAACAGATAAAGCAGCCAGGAATTCACCGCCCACCAAAACTCCCTCAGcagctcttccaagacaGATCCCTGGCGCAAACTCGAGACCGAAGTCGCCGGCTTCGGCCCCCACAGACAACGCCTCCGTAGACTCCAATGGCCAGTCCACGACTCCAAATGGCTCTTCAGCTACAAAACGAATTTCGCGCTCCAATTCTATAGATAAACAGACTTTTCCTGGCACATCGCCTCACCGTCGCAATTCATGGTTCTCCAATATCTCTGCCAAATTCTCTTCCTCTAATACGCCGCCGGCTGGTCCTCCTTCGCCAGCTCCCATACCAGAATCGTCGCCAGCGCCCCCGTCAGATCCCGTTCCTCCCAAGTTGCCACATACAAAGAACGCCGTGCTCCCCCATGCTGCGAAACCCGAAGGCGATGGCCCTTATATACCAGCTCCGCCCAGGAGTGGGCAGCCCGGCTTTTTGGGCATGTTCCGGCGCCTGTCTTCTTCTAGCAATGGGGCTCTTTCACAAAGCGGAaaacttggccatggcctTGTCGACAGGGTGGTTCTGAATGTCGACCAAAGTCGGGAAAGATGCCCTATATCGGAGCTCTCTTGTGCCAAACTTAGAAGAGTCGCATTCTGTGTGGATATTGAGATTGCGCCCCAGCCGAAATATGCTGACCACGATTCTTCATTACCTAAAACGACCGATAAGACTCAGAAAAAGAAGTTGACCGAGAAGGGTGAGGGCGAGGCCCTGAAGAACCCAAAGGCTGTGGAAGAGCAGAAGGAAACCAACGGAGAAGTCAAGACTACAGGAGAAACATTACCAAAGGAACCCGAGAAGGAAGGGACTGAAGCGCCTCAACAAGTCAGTGAAGTGGCCAATGGCAGTCCAACTCCTGTGTtggagaaaaaagaggaaaacaccaagaagaaggaaaagaagaagaagagcgaggaagAGCGAAAGGCcagaaaagagaagaagcgaaaatTGGCCGAAGCCAACGGATCCATTCCCATGGAGATACATTATGATAGCAGTGATGACTCGGCCAAATCAAAAACGCCGCCCAATGGTCCCGAGACCAACAAGCCTCAGACGGCACCTACCACGAACCCTGTGCGAGTGTaccgaagatgctgccagcTTCGCGAAACGCCAATCCTGAAAAAGATCACTGAGCAACTCACCGACACGGCCAACTTCAATGCCTCGACTGGCACGGTCAACAAACTTGATCTAACAGATTATTGGCTCCAATTACCAGATCTCATCACTCTCGGAGACTACCTTGCAATCGTCCCTGTGAGGGAAATACTGTTAGAGAATAGCGGGCTTGGTGACGAAGGTCTACGAGTTATCCTAGCCGGTCTGCTGGCAGCCAAGAGACCAGCTGTGAGGCGGCGGAAACCTAAgcacgatgatgaggaccAAGGCGGCGTAGTAGAGCGGCTTGTCCTTAAGAACAATAAGATAGGTCCTGATGGATGGAAGTATCTCTCGCTTTTCATCTATTTATGCCGATCGCTTAAATTCCTCGATGTCTCTTACATTCAATTCCCGCGCCAGCCTCAATCACAGCAGAACGGTTCACTCAACAATGGAGTTCATATACCCCGAAGCATCTCGAGCATCTTCTCCGCTGCTTTGGGAGAGCGGCTGGGGGGATCAACGCTCGAATTGGTCAACATTGGCCAGACGGGTTTGACGATGGGGCAGCTTGGAACAATCGTCGACGGCCTGATTCAATGTGGCGTGAAACGACTCGGTTTGTCGCACAACCAGATCGATGCAGAAGGCATGAAGCATGTTGTCAAGTTCCTTACAGAGGGCCACTGCGAAGGTCTCGACTTGGGCGGCAATGATCTCAGCCAGCACACTGAAGCCTTGGCAACAGCCATCGAGAATGATACAACGCTCTGGGGACTCGGCATGGCCGATTGTAACTTGACGCCTTCGGCACTCTGCAAGATCTTACCTGTAATGGTCAAGCTACCGAATTTGCGATTCTTTGATTTGTCCCAGAACCCAGCATTGTTCCAGTCTACCCCCAGCGCTGTTGGTCTGCTCAGGAGGTATGTATTTGATAAACCTCAGCTCGACTCAAGGATACTAACTGTAAATAGATATCTTCCCAAGATGAAGGTATTGAAACGTATGCATCTAGAAGATGCTGCAATGACTCCAGAACAAGCGATAGCAATAGTGGAAGTGCTCCCTGAGGTTAAAACGCTGGCACATATcaatatcaccaacaacgccgagattgtcaagcttgccgaTGCAAGCAcagaagaagcgcaagaagaagcttgcgcTCTTTATGCGTCTCTACTTGCCGCGGCTCGTGTGTCAAAGAGTCTCATTTGTGTGGATATCGAGGTTCCTAGTGAACATGCGGGGgagatcgtcaaggccatggctAAGCAAGTCGTTGCCTACTGCCTTCGTAACATGGAACGACTTCCCGATACTGACGTAGGTGCGGTTTTGGCATCGACGCTTGCCGAGAACAACCTAGAGGCTGGCGAGAATAAGTTGCCACCTTATCCTGATGTTCTCGCACATCTCGTTGGACACGACGTCCTTGACCAAGACGAAAGCGACGACGATAACGGTTCAGCCCCTGATGAGGACTATGTTATCGGAGGTACTGGTGTGGTCAAGGCGCTTGCTTGTTGCCTGAAGAATCGTGGTGATGAGTCACGGAGACAATCAGGCGAATTTATTCGTGATATTGAGAACGGAGCATCAAACCCTGCGGTCAACTTGTCCACAGGTGGAAAGGCCAAGGACATGTCAAAGCACCTATTGATGGGCGCACGCAAGATCCGCCAACGTCTCCAGCCGGCGCTCATCAAAGCAAGGGCAAATCCTGATGATGATCACAACCTCCGCAGGCTAACTTTCCTCGACGACACTTTGCAAGGAATTATCAAACGGTTCGAGGACGAGTACCCGGATACCCGCGAGGATCCTGCATTGCAAAGGCGCCCCCGTGCAGGGACGAAGGGCAGCGAAGAGTCGCCAACCACATTGCCACTCGAGGATTCTGCGTTGGCTTTGTCGGACAATGAGGATGAAGGCGAAATTACCGGAGGCAAGCCACTGTCGAGGTCCAACTCCATGGCCAAAATActggttgaggaagaaggccgaATTCTCCGCGCTGGCCATCGCTTTCGTGCCGGTCTCATTAAGGAGGAGCAGATTGACCTCCTCAGCACAATCGATGATATCGGATCGGATCCTAAACACGTCAGGATGCTTGTTGAACTGGCTGAGGACCTCGGTGGAGAAATCTGGCAATtagtcaaggagaagggtcCCGTGAGGGCATTCAAGGAGGATCGAGATGTTGCTTTCAAGTGCATGGAGGCGAGCGATCCAGAGCACTGGGCTCGATTCGCTGAGGCGCAGTACAAGTCTCGCGCGAACATTAGCattccatcagcagcaaaGCAGGGCGAGGTGGTGGACGAGAGCGCGGTTGCTGATTGATGTAGTGAGCTGCAAGAAAGATGTCGATATGATGCCTGTGTAAACAAGCCTCTGCTAGGAGAAGATGTGGTCATGGCAGATTGATCATGGCCTGTGCATCATCATGAGTAGGTGGAGAGAAGGATGTGGATTGGCGTGGCATGCTATGCTATGCGCATAGAAGTCAGGGCGCTCTTTAACGACTGACTTTTCCCTTTCGTTCTATTTTGCTTTGAGCGGGGAGTTATGAATAGGTTCTCTTCCAAGAGAGAAGTGGCTATACTATACTATCAATGCGCGAACGGGATCAAAAACATGCGTGCATAGCCTTGGGGAATTGAGTGAATAATACATAGAGCGTCGCGAACAGAAGTCGATTTCTGTTAAATGAGGGGCGTTGGAGAGTGTGATGCATACTACTTCGTATTATATGTAATGAGGTTTCCATCGAGAATAACAGACCCTGGATTTGTTCTGGGGAACAATGTTTAACCTGATCCTCAGTGGATATTCACCATGTAACCTTGAGCAAGTACCGAGTAGTGCATGATGTGCAGTGCAGCTCTAGACCTATGTATATCTAGACGATGCGTTGTGGCCGGGATGAGCACGGGGGCTGATGCCAGCTTATCAATCgattaattaattaattaattctCGTTTGACGCCAGAGACGACGGGAAGAAAGGCAACAAGTTCTAGCTCACCCGCTGTTTCGTTTTGGTCAAAACCGTAGGTGAGATTCGGTTGGTCCGCGACTTGGAGTCCTTAATTCGGCCTGCAACGTGAGCTATTCTGCTTTGGGCAGCATGAAACGCGAACCATGCCTTATGGGGCGACAGGGGTAGCACAACCTCTTGCATCTCTAACGTCTCGAGCTTCAGCTTTCAGTTAATATTTCACTCTTGTCAACCTCTGTGCGCgtttctttctttttagTCGTTTCACCGGGTGCCATGCAAGCTATTATATTCGCACACAAGTCTCTCGAGTCCGCTTTCATTCCCGTCTTGGATGCACAGCCTCATGTCGAGGCTTCTTTCAGGGTAGTATCTGACAGGAGGAtgtgggaggaggatgaggaggaatcatgatgatgcgcTCACTGATCAGGCCGTCATGATGCTAAATCAAGAAACCTCGCATTAGGCCTAGACTGCATTAAAGTCTAAATCATGTGGTTGAAGTTGCAGTTTTGCAGTCATCGCCTTCGTCATTGGGCTGTGAGATCTACGTTTCGTCTGTCTTAATACAGGAGTTATATGTGCAACATGGTTGCTGAGCTGGCAATGCGAGGACAGCAAACCACAAACAGATTCGATCGCTTCTTTGCTAGCTACCCACCCATCAAGAGCTCTCAGCCGCTCTCTCCTCGCTGCTATCGTTGTTATCGTCCGTCCGGGGTGGCGCAACGAAACGACCCAGCATATCGATGCGTCGGTTGATGCTCATTCCATTTCCTGGGCTCCTGGCCGTGGGCCTGGTAATCATAACTGATGTCGAAACAGAAGCACGACCCTCATATGCAGGTTACCCGTTCTCATCAGGCTGGGTTGATTGGCTTCCACCCGTCCATCTAATTCATGCAAATGCTTGCAAGGCCCATGCTGGGGTCCCATGCGGGATCCTTGTACAGCCTAGGATCCCTCGACCACTTCTCTGGTTACGAGATCTTGAGCGtgtctctcgtctcttttGGTCCAACGACTTCCTGGCCTTCTCTcccctcttctttctcttctaTTCTACGGACCTTCTTTTCATTCGTTACGGTCTGTCGACTGTTGGTTATTCGTTCGTTTCTTACACTCATTTACCCTTCTGTTTAGTCTGTCGTTTCCTTGCCATATTTGCTATCCTTGAGGCGAGCTGCGCTCATCATCGTAGTCTTTCCACCCTTTTTGACCatacagcatcatcttcacctcaGATGTCACCCAATGATCATCACAACTTCACACTTTGACTGTTGACCAACGAGTGTCGTACATAACTGATCTCCCTTGGCTTACATCTTCGAATCGACTTCGCCACATTGTGTGACAGCCTCTGAACAAATCAAACCTCAAACCTCCGTCATCTCATAAACCATCTCACATATACGATGGAGGGGCCTCCTTCTACCCGGTCATTTAGACCATGGGTGTGGGAGAAGCCTGGCTCAGTCATGAACTTTGAAAACTTCGAAAGGTATTCAAACAACAGAAGTAATGTCTGACTACGGCATCCAACTAATCCGAGATAGTATCTCAGAAGAGCCTGGCTCCGCGTCAACTACACGACCCCCGACTAGTCGGACTCGAGGCTTCACCACTTCTTCAGGGCGGCAGACCGTTAGATGGCCCTTTcacagcttcagcaactcACGATCTTCTATTCCCAATTACCCTCGCAGACCGTCCAACTCTCGCTCTATCCCACACAGTTCGGGCTCTTTTCCTCGCCGTGCTGCCGGCAGCATAAGTCGTTCTGTCTCTAGCGTTCTTGGTAGCGACATCATCCCTGACTATGTAGTCAACTTCATGCGCGGCGAGACGCCGGAGACTCTCGCTCGAAGACACCGCATCCCAGATAGTCCTGAGCCTGGACAATTTCAACGCCCACGGGAATCTCAACTCGACTTTATTCACTCAGCCTCGAGTACACCCGACAACTCGAGGCCGGGTACTCCGAGGGCTGAACGGGAGAAGATGCTCGTGGAGGAACGACCGCAGCCTACCCGATCACTTATGACGGGATGGAGAGCTGGTGTTGCAGCCAACATGTTCCTGGCTTTCCTGATTCTCGTGGCTTCTGTGGCTTGTCTCGCTCTCGCCTCGGCCCAGGGGCACATGTCAACATGGGAGTCGTTGTTAATGGAGGGTAATTCGACTACCGTTGAAGGTATTGCTAGAGGGATCTTGGCGGCCGTGAATGTGTTTGCCATCATTCTCCTCGCTGGGGCCAACTATGTCGTTCAAATCCTCAACAGCCCGACTCGTGCTGAGGTAGACAACGCCCACTCAACTTTTAAGTGGCTCGACATCGGTATCCCATCTGTACGAAATATGTCACTCATCTCTTCGACTAGGGCAACACTGTCAGGTatcatgatggtgtttgcCCTCCTTTCCCAAGTAATGTATGCGACCAAAAATCTGACGACGTATTGTCACTGACAAATTGAAGATATAATTCCATAATTATTACTACCGAACACGCAGAGGAATCTAAATCGTCGCTTAATGTTAACGGCCCTCTCCTCGCCGCTATTACGCTAATAAATgttgttctcatcctcacttATGCCATTGCTGTCGCATTAGCACTCACCAGACAAGTTTTCAGCCCACTCGTCACGCTTGGTGATGCTCTGAGCTCGTTCCTCGCCGATCCCGATATCAGCACTCAGGATTCATGTCTCATTACcaaggaagagatcaagaagggATTATGGGGAGACCGAGAGGGCAAGTACTGGTATGCCAAGACAAGCCGCTGGGTTAATGTTCCCTCATTCAACCGATGGGCTATTTGGTTCATGACATGGATCATGCCTGTGGGGTTGGCAGCTGCGGCTCTGGCGCTATGGGCTGTGGAGGAACCCAAGGAGGCCTTCACTAGGTTCGGCAAGGCGGCAGTGGTATATGAGCTGCCCGTGGGAACTTCAAGGTCTGGTATGGCCGTTGTGGCTGCGTTGCCCCAGCTCCTTTTGGGTCTGCTGTATCTTTCCAGTAATGCGCTGCTTACCTTGTTTTACCTGTCTCATGAGCTCTCGCAGTTTACATCGGACCTGCTTCCTTTGCGCGTGTCTTCAGGACAGCCACTCGGTTCACAGACAACTTCACTGTATCTCACCTTGCCTCGACCCGTATCCTGGATactcttttttcttgttaCCGCGATGGCATTTCTCCTCAGTCAGGGCATTCTTCTCGTGTCCGTGGACGGCATTAAGGGAACTACAACGGGAATTGGCTTCAGCCCCCTACCGCTACTTATCCTCCTCGTTCTACTCGCTTTACTCGGTCTCGGCATTGCTGGTCTCGCATTCCGGCAGGTGGATCCCCGTGGTTCCGTTGAAGGGGGAGAACCGGCCGGTAACCCACTCGCTTTAGTGGGCGGAACGTGTTCGGCGGTTCTGACCGCACGATGCCACCGGGTACCGCGAGAAGGCGGCGTTGAAACACTCGAGGTTCGTTGGGGCGTGGTGCGAGAAGGAGTAGGAATGAATGCAGGACATGCGACCTTTTCTGGAAGACCAGTGGGGGACATCATGGTTGGTAGAGCTTACTCCTGAGGAGATGAATTTATACTATCCAACTGATTGTCTTGGGCAACGATTGCATTCTTTATAGCGGGTCTGATTATTCTTGGGATGCTGATGGTGTTCTGTGATAAGAGCGAGGCTCATAGTGTAGGCACGGATGATACACCTGGCGTCTATTGGGAGAGGGTTTCATGTGAAAAGTTCGAGTGGTTAAAAGAGTCGAATTTCTGTAGGTAATTTTTGTCCAAGGTTGAGATAAAACGGCTATCAAATTGAATCCACCATGTGCATGTCGTATGTATTCTAGCCATTAGAAACGATCGACAGgggtgagaatgagaagagaatgCCCAACAAAAGAGATCAGGGCACACCTGTTGGTCCAGATATCTTACATATGTTATGAAACGGCTTGTTGGGTATGAGTGGACAGATTGAGAGTTGGGACATATGATCAGCAACTAAGATAATCAAAGATGGGAGGAACATGGGCTAACGTTCGCGGCCAAAAACGAACACGAAACGGATCACTCAGAAGAGTCAAAGTTAAAATGAGGAATAAACAAGGCGAATGGTGTCAGCAACAGACGATTCGGGCCCTCCCCCACGTTATACACTTCTGTCAAGTGTCaacagttggtgatgattggggCTTCAGAACGAAGAATTATCGTAGGAATaagacaagggcaaggagggAACGAGTCGGCAAAGAACCAAATTCTCTATATCCATCTTTCACGGAATTCAAGATAATAAGAAAGGTTGGTAGAAAGGAACCCCTTTgttctcgaccttgttggATAAACGAAGCGAGGTACTCTGTAGAAGATCTAGAAGCCGACTTGGAAGACACAGACTTTGGTTGGTCAGACAGTGGTAATCTCTCTGAGCCACAGGTGGCCCAAGCCATGGAAGGTCATACGATTCACTGCCACATCAGCCCAAAAGTCGGGCGTTTCTGACAATTAGCGAGGTTATGATTGGTCAGCTGTCTCTTTCCCTTCCCATTCGGGATCTCCTGCCTGCCCAGTCTCGGTTCGGAAGCAGTGTCACTGTTTACCTTGTGTGGCAGGTGCGGCTACTGCACTTTCCCTtccataggtaggtacatgAAAATGGCCCCATAAGGATACAATGGAAGCGGAAGAGTTGGAGCTCGGCAGGCAAGTCAGGTCCACTCCAGGTACCGACGTGCTGGCTTACCTTGAGGAAGGGGCACCTGGCACCTCATTTGAGGCAACCGACCTACCAAGACAAGTAACAGCTCAGGTAGGTGGTAGGTACTTAAGCACAAAGGTCTGCACTTCAGTCCCTGGGCCTGTTTTCTGTGACTTTGACTTTACACATAATTCAATATACTCTGGTATATCAAACCTACCTAGCCACTCATACAATATCCGTCTATATAACTCAACTCTCCTGGGCTTTCTCCTTACGAACAACTCTTCGACTTCGACTACTACTTACACTCCTCTACGACCACAACCATTCTCATAATTAGTCTTCGCTTTCACACTTAACGCCCCAAACATGACTTACACAATGACCGCCCATCTCTGCAAGCAGATCTACGCTTCCTGGCGTCAGACTCGACAACCTTCTCCCGACCTGGCTCCCCCAACACAGACCCTCTCGTCTATGCTTGGCCGTCCCATCTCGCGGTCCCCGTCACCCCCTGCTCAGCGATCAGAGCGACGCCCTTCCAACGCCTCAGACTCAGAATGGCACCCCAACAGTCGTCACTGAGGAAATACAAAGACTTTCGATTTTGCCTTATTTACCCATGACTTACGAGACGGGTCGAACTTTTGCATTCAGGACAC
Proteins encoded in this region:
- a CDS encoding 60S ribosomal protein L5, whose translation is MVFHKLVKNSAYYSRYQTKYKRRQQGKTDYYARKRLITQAKNKYNAPKYRLVVRFTNKDIICQIVTSEISGDKVFVSAYSHELKAYGIEHGLTNWAAAYATGLLIARRALKKLGLDEDFTGVEEADGEFKLTEAAETDDGERRPFKVFLDVGLKRTSTGARVFGAMKGASDGGILVPHSEKRFPGYDMETKELDADTLRNYIFGGHVAEYMETLADDDEERFRSQFQKYVDDDVEAEGLEDLYTEAHAAIREDPFKKAESDAPKKTKEEWKEISKKYKTKKLTKEEKEQRVQERIQELLQQE